The Watersipora subatra chromosome 1, tzWatSuba1.1, whole genome shotgun sequence genome has a window encoding:
- the LOC137391241 gene encoding uncharacterized protein has protein sequence MFFFLYMELPTLTTNMLFFLYMELPTLTTNMFFFFYMELPTLTTNMFFLYMELPTLTTNMLFFLYMELPTLTTSMFFFLYMELPTLKTSMFFLLYMELPTLKTSMFFLLYMELPTLKTSMFFLLYMELPTLKTNMFFFLYMELPTLTTSMFFLLYMELPTLTTNMLFFLYMELPTLTTSILFFLYMELPTLKTSMFFLLYMELPTLKTSMFFFLYTELPTLTTSILFFLYMELPTLTTSMFFLLYMELPTLTTSILFFFYMELPTLTTNMFFLLYMELPTLTTSILFFFYMELPTLTTSILFFFYMELPTLTTSILFFFYMELPTLTTNMFFLLYMELPTLTTSMFFLLYMELPTLTTSMFFLLYMELPTLTTSILFFFYMELPTLTTNMFFLLYMELPTLTTSILFFFYMELPTLTTSILFFFYMELPTLTTSMFFLLYMELPTLTTSILFFFYMELPTLTTSILFFFYMELPTLTTNMFFLLYMELPTLTTSILFFLYMELPTLTTSMFFLLYMELPTLTTSMFFLLYMELPTLTTSILFFLYMELPTLTTSMFFLLYMELSTLTTNMFFFLYMELPTLTTNMFFLLYMELPTLTTSMLPCFCSIWVMILKLQQIMY, from the coding sequence ATGTTCTTCTTTCTTTACATGGAGCTACCCACACTCACAACTAACATGTTATTCTTTCTTTACATGGAGCTACCCACACTCACAACTAACATGTTCTTCTTTTTCTACATGGAGCTACCCACACTCACAACTAACATGTTCTTTCTTTACATGGAGCTACCCACACTCACAACTAACATGTTATTCTTTCTCTACATGGAGCTACCCACACTCACAACTAGCATGTTCTTCTTTCTCTACATGGAGCTACCCACACTCAAAACTAGCATGTTCTTCCTTCTCTACATGGAGCTACCCACACTCAAAACTAGCATGTTCTTCCTTCTCTACATGGAGCTACCCACACTCAAAACTAGCATGTTCTTCCTTCTCTACATGGAGCTACCCACACTCAAAACTAACATGTTCTTCTTTCTCTACATGGAGCTACCCACACTCACAACTAGCATGTTCTTCCTTCTCTACATGGAGCTACCCACACTCACAACTAACATGTTATTCTTTCTCTACATGGAGCTACCCACACTCACAACTAGCATATTATTCTTTCTCTACATGGAGCTACCCACACTCAAAACTAGCATGTTCTTCCTTCTCTACATGGAGCTACCCACACTCAAAACTAGCATGTTCTTCTTTCTCTACACGGAGCTACCCACACTCACAACTAGCATATTATTCTTTCTTTACATGGAGCTACCCACACTCACAACTAGCATGTTCTTCCTTCTCTACATGGAGCTACCCACACTCACAACTAGCATATTATTCTTTTTCTACATGGAGCTACCCACACTCACAACTAACATGTTCTTCCTTCTCTACATGGAGCTACCCACACTCACAACTAGCATATTATTCTTTTTCTACATGGAGCTACCCACACTCACAACTAGCATATTATTCTTTTTCTACATGGAGCTACCCACACTCACAACTAGCATATTATTCTTTTTCTACATGGAGCTACCCACACTCACAACTAACATGTTCTTCCTTCTCTACATGGAGCTACCCACACTCACAACTAGCATGTTCTTCCTTCTCTACATGGAGCTACCCACACTCACAACTAGCATGTTCTTCCTTCTCTACATGGAGCTACCCACACTCACAACTAGCATATTATTCTTTTTCTACATGGAGCTACCCACACTCACAACTAACATGTTCTTCCTTCTCTACATGGAGCTACCCACACTCACAACTAGCATATTATTCTTTTTCTACATGGAGCTACCCACACTCACAACTAGCATATTATTCTTTTTCTACATGGAGCTACCCACACTCACAACTAGCATGTTCTTCCTTCTCTACATGGAGCTACCCACACTCACAACTAGCATATTATTCTTTTTCTACATGGAGCTACCCACACTCACAACTAGCATATTATTCTTTTTCTACATGGAGCTACCCACACTCACAACTAACATGTTCTTCCTTCTCTACATGGAGCTACCCACACTCACAACTAGCATATTATTCTTTCTTTACATGGAGCTACCCACACTCACAACTAGCATGTTCTTCCTTCTCTACATGGAGCTACCCACACTCACAACTAGCATGTTCTTCCTTCTCTACATGGAGCTACCCACACTCACAACTAGCATATTATTCTTTCTTTACATGGAGCTACCCACACTCACAACTAGCATGTTCTTCCTTCTCTACATGGAGCTATCCACACTCACAACTAACATGTTCTTCTTTCTCTACATGGAGCTACCCACACTCACAACTAACATGTTCTTCCTTCTCTACATGGAGCTACCCACACTCACAACTAGCATGTTACCTTGCTTTTGCTCAATTTGGGTCATGATATTAAAGCTACAACAGATAATGTACTAA
- the LOC137396258 gene encoding post-GPI attachment to proteins factor 4-like encodes MSLQLVRGITLFARKHFIFFLIIIVTFGVVLPLLLRENRHSLYSRWLANNLNSSRKLKLYRDENDVRYRVEQLYLKNLTDRRLNLISWENNTRIKLLVAIVTTSRMLHGSGYHQAYKPYYLTQVVSRYAKIKKNRSTGQATDIAIVLCDVDANKHTEAASLASIVEVLHIPVLHGEHLNKFELEKRDYGNCLNYSLGRQADYILLAEDDALPHHDLLDKLDHLFMDRLPRMRAPFGYIKLFHPSRLNGFITPNVNRILEWFALAGLLEHITTALLYVSQLNKDTAWTTRLPRLVYFILLLLAVGRINVLSLRSISPYLYRLVWAPNCCTPALIFTPSSGKLIVNYLNNVTCEEHFAKDSALDLFTSATGLRNWFFEPKLFTHIGVYTTRRNSVVDPDIVD; translated from the coding sequence ATGTCATTGCAGCTAGTTCGAGGGATCACATTGTTTGCAAGAAAGCATTTTATATTCTTTCTTATAATTATTGTGACATTTGGTGTGGTGTTGCCTTTGCTGCTAAGAGAAAACCGACACTCTCTATACTCGAGATGGCTAGCTAACAATCTCAATTCCTCAAGAAAACTAAAGTTATACAGAGATGAAAATGATGTAAGATATCGTGTCGAACAGTTGTATTTGAAGAATCTTACAGATAGAAGACTCAACCTTATCAGTTGGGAAAATAATACGCGCATCAAATTATTAGTAGCAATTGTTACTACTTCTCGTATGCTACATGGTAGTGGATATCATCAAGCGTACAAACCATACTACCTTACACAGGTTGTATCTCGATATGCCAAGATAAAGAAGAATCGGTCTACGGGCCAAGCTACAGATATTGCCATTGTTTTGTGTGATGTTGATGCCAACAAACACACAGAGGCAGCTTCACTAGCTTCAATCGTTGAGGTTTTACACATTCCAGTTTTGCATGGCGAACATTTGAATAAGTTTGAATTGGAAAAGCGTGATTATGGCAATTGCCTAAATTATTCTTTAGGGCGTCAGGCTGATTACATATTGTTGGCAGAGGATGATGCGCTACCTCACCATGATCTGCTTGACAAGCTGGATCATCTCTTCATGGACAGATTGCCAAGGATGCGCGCCCCTtttggctatatcaaattatttcaCCCTTCTAGATTGAACGGTTTCATCACCCCCAACGTTAATAGAATCCTTGAGTGGTTTGCTCTTGCAGGCTTATTGGAACACATTACCACTGCCCTTCTTTATGTATCTCAGCTAAACAAAGACACCGCTTGGACTACACGGTTGCCAAGACTCGTCTACTTCATTCTACTCTTACTCGCAGTCGGTCGGATAAATGTCCTATCGTTGAGGTCGATATCACCATATCTGTACAGACTAGTTTGGGCTCCGAACTGTTGTACTCCAGCACTAATATTCACACCTTCTAGCGGTAAGCTAATAGTCAACTACCTTAACAATGTAACCTGCGAAGAGCACTTTGCCAAAGATTCTGCCCTGGATCTGTTCACCAGTGCCACGGGTTTACGGAATTGGTTTTTTGAGCCTAAACTCTTTACACACATTGGCGTCTATACAACACGTAGAAATAGTGTTGTTGATCCAGACATTGTTGACTAA